A single window of Lytechinus variegatus isolate NC3 chromosome 8, Lvar_3.0, whole genome shotgun sequence DNA harbors:
- the LOC121420139 gene encoding cyclin-dependent kinases regulatory subunit-like → MPTSVMQRLISYSDKYEDDQFEYRHVVLPTELVKQVPKLHLMTETEWRNLGVQQSPGWVHYMIHNPEPHILLFRRPKP, encoded by the exons atGCCAACTTCTGTGATGCAGCGATTGATCTCCTACTCGGATAAGTATGAAGATGATCAATTTGAATATAG ACATGTTGTCCTGCCGACAGAGCTTGTGAAACAGGTCCCCAAGCTTCACCTGATGACGGAGACGGAATGGAGGAATTTAGGAGTCCAACAAAGCCCCGGATGGGTGCATTACATGATACATAACCCAG AGCCACACATCTTGTTATTCAGGAGACCGAAACCTTGA